In a single window of the Zea mays cultivar B73 chromosome 5, Zm-B73-REFERENCE-NAM-5.0, whole genome shotgun sequence genome:
- the LOC107522032 gene encoding Thioredoxin-like 3-1, chloroplastic (The RefSeq protein has 1 substitution, 1 non-frameshifting indel compared to this genomic sequence), with protein sequence MALLAPSPRALCVREAAAASPHPHSLATAACSTVGGGVAGRALWLWNGGGTGRRRERRERVRAEAYFWDVSKPVEMEEIDSMEKLDDALRWSVENNQPIIIDWMASWCRKCIYLVPRMEKIAGEYPGVRFYFVDVNKVPQAVVKRGNVTKMPTIQLWKDGEWKAEVIGGHKAWLVMDEVREMIQKNK encoded by the exons ATGGCGCTCCTCGCGCCGAGCCCGCGCGCGCTCTGCGTGCGGGAGGCCGCGGCGGCGTCGCCGCACCCGCACTCGTTGGCGACCGCCGCCTGCTCGACCGTTGGCGGCGGGGTGGCTGGGCGGGCGCTGTGGCTGTGGAACGGCGGCGGgacggggaggaggaggagggagcGCCGGGAGAGGTTCCGGGCGGAGGCATACTTCTGGGACGTGTCCAAGCCGGTGGAGATGGAGGAGATCGACAGCATGgagaagctcgacgacgcgctcaGGTGGTCCGTCGAGAACAACCAGCCCATCATCATCGACTG GATGGCAAGTTGGTGTCGGAAATGCATATACCTGGTGCCCAGAATGGAGAAGATAGCAGGAGAATATCCTGG AGTCAGGTTTTACTTCGTCGATGTCAACAAAGTTCCACAGGCGGTGGTGAAAAGAGGAAATGTAACT AAAATGCCCACTATTCAG CTCTGGAAGGACGGAGAGTGGAAAGCAGAAGTAATAGGTGGTC